From a region of the Daphnia magna isolate NIES linkage group LG1, ASM2063170v1.1, whole genome shotgun sequence genome:
- the LOC116930374 gene encoding vesicle transport protein SEC20 — translation MKNSDSAEVESLKNDILRGNLSIQNILHKIQEPDIAESDVVVLNSEYRSEFKRLKHCIDEFEKVAKDEDEDGDLAEDVNLFRNQLTSLQSAFRKANVQCQLTVSMKNKAELFYSNPEEMEVRSRQTKSKEELIKMSTNVTANLRNISQSMASVLEQNRGTLEVLAQSSNMVCDNQDEFKVMGSALITTKKLVSRFGRRETTDLILIILALAAFFAACVYVIQKRMF, via the exons ATGAAAAATTCCGATAGTGCTGAAGTAGAATCTCTAAAAAACGACATTCTACGAGGAAATCTATCCATCCAAAACATTTTGCAT AAAATACAAGAGCCTGACATTGCAGAATCTGATGTTGTGGTATTGAATTCAGAGTATCGATCAGAGTTCAAGCGGCTTAAACACTGCATTGATGAGTTTGAAAAAGTTGCCAAAGATGAGGATGAAGATGGGGATCTTGCTGAAGATGTCAATCTCTTCAGAAATCAGTTGACAAGTCTTCAAAGTGCATTTCG CAAAGCTAATGTACAATGCCAACTAACTGTCAGcatgaaaaacaaagcagAACTCTTTTATAGCAATCCAGAGGAAATGGAAGTAAGATCCAG GCAAACAAAATCCAAAGAGGAACTTATCAAGATGTCAACTAATGTGACAGCAAATCTGCGAAATATTAGTCAATCCATGGCTAGTGTACTTGAACAGAACAGGGGCACCCTAGAAGTACTAG ccCAATCTTCTAACATGGTATGTGATAATCAAGATGAATTTAAAGTAATGGGAAGTGCTTTAATTACCACCAAGAAATTGGTCTCACGATTTGGGCGGAGAGAAACTACGGATTTGATTTTAATTATTCTCGCTTTAGCCGCATTTTTTGCCGCCTGTGTATACGTCATTCAGAAGCGTATGTtctga
- the LOC116930341 gene encoding 26S proteasome non-ATPase regulatory subunit 4, which yields MVLESTMICVDNSEFMRNGDFIPSRLQAQQDAVNMVCHSKTRSNPENNVGLLTLANTKVLATLTTDAGRILSKLHQVQPEGSINLLTGVRIAHLALKHRQGKNHRTRIIVFIGSPLNFDEKELTKLAKKLKKEKVNVDIICFGEENGGTEVLASFINTLNGKDGTGSHLVTIPPGPHLADALISSPVIQGEDGTGAVGLGAGGFEFVDPNEDPELALALRVSMEEQRQRQEEEARRSGNQSGPEPAAPTTMTGAPASNEDAMLERALAMSMDQPSISTAAASTAPAAPVYPDFATMTEEEQIAYAMQMSMAETQGPGKTETEAMEVEPTPPAAASDDYDEVMKDPEFLQSVLETLPGVDPSSDAVQSAVDALRNQDKDKKQGKKPDSK from the exons ATGGTGCTCGAAAGTACTATGATCTG TGTGGACAACAGCGAATTCATGCGAAATGGAGATTTCATTCCTAGCCGACTCCAAGCTCAGCAAGATGCTGTTAACATGGTTTGCCATTCAAAAACAAGGTCCAATCCAGAAAATAATGTTGGTCTACTGACATTGGCAAA CACTAAGGTATTGGCTACATTGACTACAGACGCTGGACGTATATTATCAAAGCTTCACCAAGTTCAACCAGAAGGTTCAATCAATCTCTTAACAGGAGTTAGAATTGCACAT cttGCTCTTAAACATAGACAAGGGAAAAATCATCGAACCAGAATTATAGTATTCATTGGCTCACCCCTGAATTTCGATGAGAAGGAATTGACCAAATTAGCCAAAAAGttaaagaaagagaaagtaaaTGTAGATATCATTTGCTTTGGAGAGGAG AATGGAGGAACTGAAGTACTGGCTAGTTTTATCAATACTCTCAATGGCAAAGATGGCACTGGCAGTCATTTGGTTACCATTCCACCTG GACCTCATCTAGCTGATGCACTAATTTCTTCGCCGGTCATTCAAGGAGAAGACGGTACGGGAGCGGTTGGGTTGGGGGCTGGAGGTTTCGAATTTGTCGATCCCAATGAAGATCCTGAATTGGCTCTT GCTCTACGAGTTTCGATGGAAGAGCAACGTCAGCGTCAAGAAGAGGAAGCACGCCGATCAGGCAATCAGTCAGGTCCGGAGCCTGCTGCACCCACGACAATGACTGGCGCCCCTGCTTCCAACGAAGATGCAATGCTTGAGCGTGCTTTGGCGATGTCTATGGATCAACCAAGCATCAGTACGGCTGCTGCCAGTACCGCCCCTGCAGCACCAGTGTATCCTGACTTCGCCACAATGACTGAGGAGGAACAAATTGCTTATGCAATGCAAATGTCAATGGCAGAAACTC AAGGACCAGGTAAAACAGAAACTGAAGCTATGGAAGTTGAACCGACACCGCCAGCAGCAGCTAGCGATGACTACGATGAAGTGATGAAAGATCCGGAATTCCTCCAAAGCGTCTTAGAAACGCTTCCAGGAGTCGACCCTTCGAGCGATGCTGTACAATCTGCCGTTGATGCTTTGCGGAATCAAGATAAGGATAAGAAGCAAGGGAAAAAGCCTGACTCCAAGTAA
- the LOC116930420 gene encoding golgin subfamily A member 7: MASKKKQTTPTDDFSARGAPAPPTQKVFIQRDYSEGTQVRFQPKFPSELEGKIEREKFEYTLNTLNEVYAEAEKMSCSSCCEGCFACLTAYLLYCCSDTHFEKCLKKVAKFIIEQNERVYVPRGLLIIDPVERGLRVIEICIFSDNAASTPARSN; encoded by the exons ATGGCGTCCAAAAAG AAACAAACTACTCCAACTGACGACTTCTCAGCCAGAGGAGCCCCAGCACCGCCGACACAGAAAGTTTTCATTCAAAGGGACTATAGTGAAGGAACGCAAGTTAGATTTCAACCAAAATTTCCTTCGGAACTCGAAGGAAAG ATTGAACGGGAAAAGTTTGAGTATACTCTTAATACTCTAAATGAAGTATATGCGGAAGCAGAAAAGATGAGTTGTAGCTCATGCTGTGAGGGATGTTTTGCATGCTTGACTGCATACTTGCTCTATTGTTGCAGTGATACTCATTTTGAGAAG tGTTTGAAGAAGGTGGCCAAATTTATCAttgaacaaaatgaaagagtCTATGTACCTAGAGGACTACTAATTATTGACCCTGTTGAACGGGGACTCAGAGTT ATTGAAATCTGCATTTTCAGCGACAATGCTGCTTCTACACCTGCCAGGAGCAACTAA
- the LOC123473629 gene encoding uncharacterized protein LOC123473629, whose amino-acid sequence MDEDEEHSIVGCAIENTPENKIAMDEDEEHSIVGCAIENTPENKIAMDEDEEHSIVGCAIDNDSHVYISNCYETVMSEICKLKLLNVFCFEHEESLPYIILQYVHIRFHTESKRFRNFYLSKERTQMKTNKKCQELLFTQKYIAKTRS is encoded by the exons atggatgaagatgaagaacattCTATTGTAGGATGTGCTATCGAGAACACTCCag AAAACAAGATAGCaatggatgaagatgaagaacattCTATTGTAGGATGTGCTATCGAGAACACTCCag AAAACAAGATAGCaatggatgaagatgaagaacattCTATTGTAGGATGTGCTA TCGACAACGATAGTCATGTCTACATATCTAATTGCTATGAAACTGTGATGtcagaaatatgtaaattgaAACTGTTaaatgtcttttgttttgaacacGAAGAGTCGCTGCCATATATAATTCTGCAATATGTTCACATACGATTTCATACAGAGTCAAAACGATTTCGTAATTTTTACCTCTCCAAAGAAAGAACGCAGatgaaaacgaataaaaaatgtcAAGAACTTCTATTCACGCAAAAATACATTGCCAAAACCAGAAGTTAA
- the LOC116930380 gene encoding DNA-directed RNA polymerases I, II, and III subunit RPABC1 — protein MDDESETYRMWRVRKTIMQLCHDRGYLVTQDELDQTLEQFKIQFGDKPSERRPARSDLIVLVAHNDDPTDQMFVFFPDEPKIGIKTIKTYCQRMQEENITRAIIVVQQGMTPSAKQSLVDMAPKYILEYFTESELLINITEHELVPEHIVLTPEEKQELLGRYKLKENQLMRIQMGDPVARYFGLKRGQVVKIVRPSETAGRYISYRLVC, from the exons ATGGATGACGAATCGGAAACTTATCGGATGTGGAGAGTTCGGAAGACCATTATGCAG CTTTGTCACGACCGGGGTTACCTGGTCACTCAAGATGAACTGGATCAAACTTTGGAGCAATTTAAAATCCAGTTTGGTGACAAACCAAG TGAACGAAGACCAGCTCGCAGTGATCTCATTGTTTTGGTTGCCCACAATGATGACCCTACAGAtcaaatgtttgttttctttcctgaTGAGCCAAAAATTGGCATTAAGACCATCAAAACCTACTGCCAGAGGATGCAAGAGGAAAACATAACAAGAGCCATCATTGTTGTTCAACAAGGCATGACACCATCAGCCAAACAG TCCCTAGTGGATATGGCTCCTAAATATATTTTAGAATACTTCACCGAATCTGAACTTCTCATCAACATTACTGAACATGAATTAGTTCCAGAACACATTGTTCTCACcccagaagaaaaacaagaacttCTAGGCCGTTACAAGTTGAAAGAAAACCAGCTTATGCGTATTCAGATGGGTGACCCTGTAGCACGGTATTTTGGTCTAAAAAGAGGACAG GTAGTGAAAATTGTCCGTCCAAGTGAAACTGCAGGGCGCTACATTTCGTACCGTCTCGTCTGCTAA
- the LOC116930328 gene encoding uncharacterized protein LOC116930328, which yields MRNPRISTVLLRILQQVTCLAIFLLLLGMSVFEIIQFIAVIVKMKNIGEVIPNIIWITSFPLAMGAQVFYTFHRPKLLKFFENWQDIHAMYPESQDNCTERQTRPRMYFIYLLTVCTSVATVMVLILDFPILPFLPSTYEPLAAIPLHTSNLYLTCALFGVSLFYAWNLSAASDLVPSMIYFHLALALKKTSEFLKEPPNSIEAQTLEHNCKNLEVSETNFNTRTSVGKISHEGNQQMWQKAWLYYEAIRKLINESNSRFGSMLLLNHGAMFFVASSNVFSILRWYRGMSWLLLLVNGMNAAATILRFITTILLCSRLYTAGEHLQSNICRFLAQTWFRLKPDERQFFTAFLVRVQDDGIVASPLGLYPIRPSMLLALLSLMVTYLIVLLQSSEVSTFSEYGNFTGLITGTRFYTPLLG from the exons ATGCGGAACCCTCGAATATCGACAGTGTTGCTGAGAATACTTCAACAGGTTACTTGTCTGGCTATTTTCTTGCTGCTCTTAGGCATGTCAGTGTTTGAGATCATCCAATTCATTGCCGTAAttgtgaaaatgaaaaatatcgGTGAAGTCATTCCAAACATAATATGGATAACCTCTTTCCCACTTGCCATGGGCGCCCAAGTTTTTTACACCTTCCACAGGCCAAAGCTTTTAAAATTCTTTGAGAACTGGCAAGATATCCATGCAATGTATCCGGAAAGCCAAGATAACTGCACTGAAAGACAGACTCGCCCAAGGATGTACTTCATCTACTTATTGAC AGTCTGCACATCTGTTGCAACAGTGATGGTACTCATCTTGGATTTTCCTATTCTACCGTTTCTACCGTCAACATACGAGCCTTTAGCAGCCATCCCCTTGCACACTAGCAATCTGTATCTCACCTGCGCTTTGTTTGGTGTTTCTCTATTCTATGCGTGGAACCTTTCTGCTGCATCCGATCTTGTACCGTCAATGATCTACTTTCATCTCGCTCTGGCCTTGAAAAAGACAAGTGAATTTCTTAAAGAACCACCAAATTCCATTGAAGCTCAGACGTTAGAACACAATTGCAAGAATCTAGAAGTAAGCGAAACCAACTTTAATACCCGTACGTCTGTCGGCAAGATATCTCATGAAGGAAATCAGCAAATGTGGCAAAAAGCATGGCTGTATTATGAGGCTATACGCAAACTGATTAATGAAAGCAACTCCCGATTTGGTTCAATGCTCCTTCTCAATCACGGAGCCATGTTCTTCGTAGCAAGTTCCAACGTTTTTAGCATATTGCGATG GTATCGAGGAATGTCTTGGCTTTTGCTTCTCGTCAATGGGATGAACGCTGCCGCAACGATTCTCCGCTTTATCACCACGATTCTCCTATGCAGTCGGTTGTATACTGCTGGCGAACATCTTCAATCCAACATTTGCCGTTTTCTAGCCCAAACATGGTTTCGTTTAAAACCAGACGAGAGGCAGTTTTTCACGGCTTTTTTGGTGCGTGTACAGGATGATGGAATTGTAGCCTCTCCTCTTGGATTGTACCCCATCCGGCCATCAATGCTTTTGGCTTTGCTGTCTCTAATGGTAACTTATCTCATCGTTTTACTACAGTCTTCTGAAGTCTCAACATTCTCGGAATATGGAAATTTCACGGGGCTTATTACGGGAACCCGTTTTTATACTCCACTACTTGGTTAA
- the LOC116930252 gene encoding TATA-binding protein-associated factor 172, giving the protein METRLDRLFILLDTATSSVTRKAAAQQLGEVQRLHPHELPLLLKKIFVHLQNPSWDTRIAASQAINAVISHVPQWDPLPLSIKTENDVSLPSGKLSQLRFSTFSISTVLANRHFLTASEGKEFDDDDFLLADPKERLARQRKALNDNLGLELAAKLGIDTGEIVTAEDLTGQQEHAVNAPDIPSETPLDDEAEKLKKQLSSREANRAKRKARQGGKQKSLDGSPSDGASSSKKIKKEKEIEIVIDSIPDPAGTWPDSAQTWPFESFCDLLVTKLLSPCWEVRHGGGTALREIIQLHGRGAGRTTHQTMPEMKAAHGSWLEDTSLRLLCVLALDRFGDFISDQVIAPVRETTAQALGSLAKLMDSEQVKSVVAVLLQLLEQTEWETRHGGLLGLKYLMAARQDLSQQLLPLVYPSLFRGLEDEVDDVSAVAAAALVPLADTLVNLLHLNEIGTLLKTLWDSLLELDELTASTSCILTLLSSLMARSETVQCLQHLPLVDLVPRLWPFLSHSSSKVRHSTLKTLETLLILGHTTEWMEGLASDLLRHVFQRAMLEHQQEILEHIEKLWGLIIRRLSLQILLPAACPCVATWLCMMMQPSRLPFDTSILIFPPVRKEPSESRRRSTSGPLGDASPVETKYFIAGTDHVYENPLHREKAVIRARCLAASMLGLLSEFLVQVMPGLTYSADMESPVECYAKLLLVHLNSRSAIQRTAVAMVMAEWGERCAAVTPPAVLVDRLHLTLTESIYYDEIGVAYARLLHDARDFIATLRHYRLDVESVFPSANASFLTPEQIQSLTGPITIQLLTSSKLKSKITEMLEDRRKSLSSACLQVSTDQNKLNNTTLSALARAVVGFRILPVHTVNPVVKPLMDSIKMEDNEQLQEFAARSLARLLELCQFRNPCPNNKILKNSCNFLCADPELTPKVNPEEMDGILMLMQQQRLAEKSTGGKKAHVDGDLTSIRAIEIQRRGAVQMLKSVASYFGPEMPQKVPYLWDSIMSIQTVEESSQNDAVGISKAEDLIQCLQILEVIVSSVHASLHVQVLDLLPTLCDLLEHPLRAVRHMASRGLAALGAVDGDHVLTIVIEKVIPMLGAIDREHMRQGAIEAVAYMVEQMGMSIIPFIVLLVIPVLGRMSDTDQSVRLVATQSFATLIRLMPLEGGVPDPPALSAELSEKKIQQRRFLEQLFDPKKLENYKIPVTINAELRCYQQDGVNWLAFLNKYGLHGILCDDMGLGKTLQTICIIASDHHQRKVDFELTRNPSSAALPSIVICPPTLTGHWMDEVEKFVSADVLNPLHYTGPPSERMRIRNRASHHNLIIASYDIVRNDLDFFSSIRWNFCVLDEGHVIKNGKTKLSKAIKQLIANHRLILSGTPIQNNVLELWSLFDFLIPGFLGSEKQFQARYSKPILASRDAKASSKEQENGVLAMESLHRQTLPFLLRRMKEDVLKDLPPKITQDYYCDLSPLQVKLYEDFSKKHAELNQPTQASGAAPAHAHIFQALQYLRKVCNHPKLVLTPKHPQFEVFHQQLKDQKSNLSDLQHASKLLALKQLLLDCGIGLDAANGPVDSSDTGGSVVSIHRALIFCQLRSMIDIIENDLLKTHMKTVSYLRLDGSIAAGARQGVVKRFNEDPSIDVLLLTTQVGGLGLNLTGADTVIFVEHDWNPMKDLQAMDRAHRIGQKKVVNVYRLITRGTLEEKIMGLQKFKLQTANTIISTENASLQSMGTEQLLDIFTLDGGKASKNNKRPSSSEPESASGLPAGFRVALESLPELWSEENYENEYNLDSFISTLNQIK; this is encoded by the exons ATGGAAACTag GTTGGACCGACTTTTCATCCTGCTTGATACAGCAACATCTTCTGTCACAAGGAAAGCTGCTGCTCAGCAATTGGGTGAAGTCCAACGTCTACATCCTCATGAGCTGCCTCTGTTACTGAAGAAAATTTTTGTCCATCTTCAGAATCCTTCTTGGGATACTCGAATTGCTGCCTCTCAAGCCATTAATGCTGTGATTTCTCATGTTCCCCAATGGGACCCTCTCCCTCTCTCTATCAAAACTGAGAATGATGTCAGTTTACCAAGTGGAAAACTTAGCCAGCTTAGATTCAGTACATTTAGCATTAGCACAGTATTGGCAAACCGCCATTTTTTAACAGCATCAGAGGGCAAAGaatttgatgatgatgattttTTGTTGGCCGATCCAAAAGAGAGGTTAGCTCGTCAGCGTAAAGCACTGAATGACAATCTTGGTCTTGAGCTAGCAGCCAAGCTAGGTATTGATACTGGAGAAATTGTCACTGCAGAAGATTTAACTGGACAGCAGGAACATGCTGTAAACGCTCCAGACATCCCATCTGAGACGCCACTTGACGATGAAGCTGAAAAACTGAAGAAACAACTCAGTTCCAGGGAAGCAAATAGAGCCAAACGAAAGGCCCGTCAAGGGGGAAAACAGAAATCTCTTGATGGGAGTCCATCTGATGGGGCGTCTAGTagtaagaaaattaaaaaagaaaaagaaatagagatCGTCATTGATAGCATACCCGATCCCGCTGGAACTTGGCCTGATTCTGCTCAAACTTGGCCGTTTGAAAGCTTTTGTGACCTTCTTGTCACTAAGCTTTTAAGTCCCTGTTGGGAG GTTAGGCATGGAGGAGGAACGGCTTTACGGGAAATAATTCAATTACATGGTCGTGGAGCGGGACGAACCACCCATCAGACGATGCCCGAAATGAAAGCAGCTCACGGCAGTTGGCTAGAAGATACATCTTTGCGCCTGCTTTGTGTCCTTGCATTAGATCGTTTCGGCGATTTCATTTCAGACCAAGTTATTGCGCCTGTTCGGGAAACAACTGCCCAGGCTCTGGGCTCATTAGCTAAGCTAATGGATTCTGAGCAGGTCAAGTCGGTCGTCGCAGTTCTACTTCAGTTATTGGAGCAAACTGAATGGGAAACACGTCATGGTGGCCTTTTGGGCTTGAAGTACTTAATGGCGGCTCGTCAGGATTTGTCTCAACAATTGTTACCATTGGTGTATCCTAGCCTATTTCGAGGGCTTGAGGATGAAGTGGATGATGTTAGCGCTGTAGCTGCGGCAGCTTTGGTGCCCCTGGCTGACACCCTAGTCAATCTTTTGCACCTGAATGAGATCGGCACTTTGCTCAAGACCTTGTGGGATTCTCTTCTTGAACTGGATGAGCTGACAGCTTCAACCAGCTGCATTCTTACTTTGCTGTCATCTCTGATGGCTCGTTCAGAAACGGTTCAATGTTTGCAACATCTTCCGTTAGTTGATTTGGTTCCACGACTATGGCCATTTCTTTCTCATTCTTCTTCCAAG GTTCGCCATTCGACGCTAAAAACGTTGGAAACTTTGTTGATTCTTGGCCATACTACCGAGTGGATGGAAGGGCTAGCTTCTGATCTCCTCCGCCATGTATTCCAGCGCGCAATGCTGGAGCATCAGCAAGAGATACTCGAACATATAGAAAAGCTGTGGGGTCTGATTATAAGACGACTATCCCTTCAAATTTTGCTTCCTGCTGCATGTCCTTGCGTGGCCACATGGCTTTGTATGATGATGCAGCCTTCGCGTCTACCGTTCGATACATCTATTTTGATATTTCCACCTGTTCGCAAAGAACCGAGTGAAAGTCGACGTCGAAGTACCAGTGGACCTCTTGGAGATGCTTCTCCCGTcgaaacaaaatattttatagcAGGAACAGACCATGTCTACGAAAATCCCCTTCACCGAGAAAAGGCGGTCATCAGAGCCCGTTGTCTGGCCGCATCTATGTTGGGTTTACTCTCAGAATTTCTTGTTCAAGTGATGCCTGGACTGACATACTCAGCCGACATGGAGTCACCAGTGGAATGTTACGCCAAATTACTGCTAGTCCATTTAAACAGCCGTTCAGCGATCCAGCGTACTGCGGTAGCTATGGTAATGGCTGAGTGGGGTGAGAGGTGTGCAGCAGTCACACCACCTGCTGTTTTAGTCGACCGACTTCATCTTACTTTGACCGAAAGCATATATTATGATGAAATTGGTGTCGCATATGCTCGTTTGTTGCACGACGCGAGAGATTTCATCGCTACACTTAGG cACTACAGGTTGGATGTAGAATCCGTTTTCCCCTCTGCCAACGCCAGTTTCCTAACACCAGAGCAAATCCAATCATTAACTGGTCCAATAACAATTCAGCTCTTAACTAGCTCTAAGCTAAAGAGTAAAATTACTGAAATGTTGGAAGATCGGAGAAAATCTTTATCGAGTGCCTGTTTACAG gTGTCGACCGatcaaaacaaattaaacaaCACTACTCTGTCGGCACTAGCACGAGCGGTCGTGGGTTTTCGTATTTTACCCGTGCACACAGTGAATCCAGTGGTCAAGCCGTTAATGGATTCAATCAAAATGGAGGATAATGAACAATTGCAAGAATTTGCCGCGCGATCCTTGGCGCGCCTGCTGGAACTTTGCCAATTTAGAAATCCCTGCCCTaacaacaaaattttgaagaattcgtgcaattttctttgtgcTGATCCAGAACTCACGCCAAAAGTAAACCCAGAAGAAATGGATGGCATTTTGATGTTGATGCAGCAACAGCGATTAGCCGAAAAAAGTACCGGAGGTAAAAAAGCTCATGTTGATGGTGATCTCACCAGCATCCGTGCGATAGAAATTCAACGAAGAGGAGCTGTGCAAATGTTAAAATCTGTGGCTTCCTATTTCGGACCGGAAATGCCACAAAAAGTGCCGTACCTTTGGGATTCGATAATGAGCATACAGACCGTTGAAGAAAGCAGTCAAAATGATGCGGTTGG aatCTCTAAAGCAGAAGATTTAATCCAGTGCTTACAGATCCTGGAGGTTATAGTGTCTTCCGTTCATGCTTCCTTACATGTTCAAGTTCTCGATTTGCTGCCAACGTTGTGCGATCTTTTGGAACACCCGTTAAGGGCTGTTCGTCATATGGCAAGCAGGGGACTGGCTGCGCTCGGAGCTGTTGATGGCGACCATGTCCTCACAATTGTAATTGAGAAAGTCATACCAATGCTTGGTGCCATCGACCGTGAACATATGCGACAGGGAGCAATCGAAGCCGTGGCCTATATGGTTGAACAAATGGGCATGAGCATCATACCATTCATCGTCCTCTTGGTCATCCCCGTTCTTGGTCGAATGAGCGATACTGATCAATCTGTCAGATTGGTGGCCACGCAGTCATTTGCAACTTTAATTAGACTCATGCCTCTCGAAGGAGGGGTACCCGATCCACCAGCTCTTAGTGCTGAGctatcagaaaagaaaatccaacAGCGGCGCTTTCTCGAACAACTATTTGATCCAAAGAAACTGGAAAACTATAAG ATCCCTGTTACCATAAATGCGGAGTTGCGCTGTTATCAGCAGGATGGTGTTAATTGGTTAGCCTTCCTAAATAAATATGGATTGCATGGCATTCTGTGTGATGATATGGGACTCGGCAAGACTCTTCAAACCATCTGTATCATTGCTTCTGATCATCATCAGCGAAAAGTTGACTTTGAACTTACTCGGAACCCATCTTCGGCGGCCTTACCATCGATAGTGATATGTCCACCGACACTTACGGGTCATTGGATGGATGAGGTAGAGAAATTCGTCTCAGCTGACGTCTTGAATCCACTTCACTATACTGGACCCCCGTCCGAGCGAATGCGTATTCGTAATAGAGCATCTCACCATAATCTCATCATTGCCTCGTACGACATCGTTAGGAATGACCTAGATTTTTTCAGTTCTATACGCTGGAACTTCTGCGTTTTGGATGAAGGCCATGTCATAAAGAACGGCAAAACAAAGCTATCCAAAGCAATTAAACAATTGATTGCTAATCATCGTTTGATTTTGTCTGGAACGCCTATTCAGAATAATGTCCTTGAACTGTGGTCTCTCTTCGACTTCCTAATACCTGGCTTTTTGGGAAGTGAAAAGCAGTTCCAG GCTCGATACAGCAAACCAATCTTAGCTAGTCGCGACGCTAAAGCGTCCTCGAAGGAACAGGAGAATGGTGTTCTTGCCATGGAGTCGCTCCATCGTCAGACGTTACCGTTCCTCCTCAGACGAATGAAGGAGGATGTACTCAAAGATCTCCCACCTAAAATTACTCAAGATTACTACTGCGATTTAAGTCCTTTACAAGTAAAGCTTTATGAAGATTTCTCGAAGAAACACGCAGAACTGAATCAACCAACCCAGGCGTCAGGTGCTGCACCTGCTCATGCGCACATTTTCCAG GCATTACAGTACCTTCGCAAAGTCTGCAACCATCCGAAGCTTGTACTGACACCAAAGCATCCCCAGTTTGAAGTCTTTCACCAGCAACTTAAGGATCAAAAGAGCAACCTGTCTGACTTGCAGCACGCTAGCAAACTATTGGCTTTGAAACAATTGCTACTTGATTGCGGCATAGGGTTGGATGCCGCAAACGGACCTGTTGATTCGTCGGATACTGGCGGAAGTGTAGTTTCTATCCACAGAGCTTTAATTTTCTGTCAACTTCGGTCTATGATTGATATAATTGAAAATGACTTACTCAAAACTCACATGAAAACCGTATCTTACCTTCGCCTGGATGGAAGCATTGCTGCAG GTGCTCGTCAAGGCGTCGTTAAACGTTTCAACGAAGATCCGTCTATTGATGTACTATTACTGACTACGCAAGTTGGTGGGTTAGGTCTTAATCTGACAGGAGCTGACACGGTCATTTTTGTCGAGCATGACTGGAACCCAATGAAAGATCTCCAGGCTATGGATCGTGCGCACAGGATCGGGCAAAAGAAAGTGGTTAACGTATATCGTCTTATCACCCGAGGAacattagaagaaaaaatcatgGG ATTGCAAAAGTTTAAGCTACAGACCGCCAATACCATCATCAGCACAGAAAATGCAAGTCTTCAATCAATGGGGACTGAACAG TTACTGGACATTTTCACGCTGGACGGGGGCAAAGCTtccaaaaacaacaaacgacCGTCTAGCAGTGAACCGGAAAGTGCCTCTGGTCTTCCTGCTGGTTTCCGAGTAGCATTGGAATCCCTACCAGAGTTATGGAGTGAGGAAAATTACGAGAACGAGTACAATCTGGATTCATTCATCTCTACCTTGAATCAAATTAagtaa